A genomic segment from Tissierella sp. encodes:
- a CDS encoding S41 family peptidase produces MRKVTLMIFLCLFLIGCNSSKGNESKIELPVDSPKINEVFYKVEDKIGNNGEFNKGSKIDEISLTDNNIDNLYLLGKVWGFLKYYHPYVAKGEYNWDYELFRVLPRIIEVENTDERDEMLCNWIESLGDYEAGRYPLENEWDIKVNIDLNWIENSNLKQGLILQLTDIKKARRRLNSKYADVSKYMINPDFKNEKPYSQMTYPDAGYRLLSLYRYWNIIEYYFPYKYLIEEDWNNVLKEFIPKFLDASDELEYNLVVLELITRINDSHAVVEKSKILDQYWGINYSPIKVAFIEDKLVVIDYYNKELVQQSGLKIGDIITNINNKTVEDIVIEMEPYVPASNHPTKLRNISRDILRTNEESLRIDYISNDEINWTEVKCYPKEVLNSDISEFNRLVKNNNADTYYKVIDSDIGYIYPGLFKAEYEKELLANIKDTKGLIIDFRSYPMEPIMPVLGNYLFPESIQFAKFTKGSLEEPGSFSFQHNSEIGMTNDYYYKGKIVIIINEISQSQSEFTTMAFRKAPNAIVIGSNSAGADGDVSFFYLPGNIYTRITAAGVYYPDGGETQRIGIIPDIEVNPTIEGIKAGRDELIEKAIQIIKEDER; encoded by the coding sequence ATGAGGAAAGTAACTTTAATGATTTTTCTATGTCTTTTCTTAATAGGTTGTAATTCTTCAAAGGGAAATGAAAGTAAGATTGAGTTACCAGTAGATTCACCAAAAATAAATGAGGTATTTTATAAGGTAGAAGATAAAATAGGAAATAATGGTGAATTTAATAAGGGATCAAAGATAGATGAAATTAGTCTTACTGATAATAATATTGACAATCTATATTTGCTGGGGAAAGTCTGGGGATTTTTGAAATATTATCATCCTTATGTTGCAAAAGGAGAATATAACTGGGATTATGAATTATTTAGAGTTCTACCTAGGATTATAGAAGTGGAAAATACAGATGAGAGAGATGAAATGTTATGTAATTGGATAGAAAGCTTGGGAGACTATGAGGCTGGTAGATATCCTTTAGAAAATGAGTGGGATATAAAAGTGAATATAGATTTGAATTGGATTGAAAATTCTAATTTGAAACAAGGATTGATATTACAACTTACAGATATTAAGAAAGCTAGGAGGAGATTAAATAGTAAGTATGCTGATGTAAGTAAATATATGATAAATCCAGATTTTAAAAATGAAAAACCATATTCGCAAATGACCTATCCAGATGCTGGATATCGCCTATTATCTCTATACAGATATTGGAATATAATTGAATATTACTTTCCTTATAAGTATTTGATTGAAGAGGATTGGAACAATGTATTAAAGGAGTTTATCCCTAAATTTTTAGATGCTTCAGATGAATTAGAGTATAACCTTGTAGTCTTAGAGTTAATTACTAGAATAAATGATTCACATGCTGTGGTTGAAAAGTCTAAAATTTTGGACCAATACTGGGGGATAAATTATTCTCCTATAAAAGTTGCTTTTATTGAAGATAAACTAGTTGTAATAGATTATTATAATAAAGAATTGGTGCAACAGTCAGGGCTTAAGATAGGAGATATAATTACAAATATTAATAATAAGACTGTAGAAGATATAGTTATTGAAATGGAACCCTATGTTCCTGCATCAAATCATCCCACTAAATTAAGAAATATTTCAAGGGACATTCTGAGAACCAATGAGGAATCTTTAAGAATTGATTACATCTCTAATGATGAAATCAATTGGACGGAAGTAAAGTGCTATCCAAAAGAAGTATTAAATAGTGATATATCGGAGTTTAATAGATTAGTTAAAAATAATAATGCAGATACTTATTATAAAGTTATTGATTCTGATATTGGGTACATTTATCCAGGATTATTTAAGGCTGAATATGAGAAGGAGCTCCTTGCAAATATTAAAGATACAAAAGGATTAATAATCGATTTTAGATCTTATCCTATGGAGCCTATTATGCCTGTATTAGGAAATTATTTATTTCCAGAAAGCATTCAATTTGCTAAGTTTACTAAAGGAAGTCTAGAAGAACCGGGTTCATTTAGTTTTCAACATAATTCAGAAATAGGAATGACAAATGATTATTATTATAAAGGCAAAATTGTAATAATCATTAATGAAATCTCACAGAGTCAATCAGAGTTTACTACTATGGCTTTTAGAAAAGCACCTAATGCAATAGTAATTGGTAGCAATTCAGCAGGTGCAGATGGAGATGTATCTTTTTTCTATCTTCCTGGAAACATCTACACAAGAATAACAGCTGCAGGAGTATATTATCCTGATGGTGGAGAAACACAGAGAATAGGCATAATACCAGATATAGAAGTAAACCCAACTATTGAAGGTATTAAAGCTGGTAGAGATGAGTTGATTGAGAAGGCAATTCAGATCATTAAAGAAGATGAAAGATAA
- a CDS encoding ABC transporter permease → MLRKIALSSMKGRKKDTLVLSSVIILSFIFIVITTIFHASAEMTKYEQKVAMFGKWDFAYYNGNQDIQKSLLELEDVNKLGISRIIGKSSTCGNIGTINQDLIDLGAFHLYEGKLPERDDEIALELNQLKEFPSDIKVGDTIPIRIDFPVSKRDYDTVVIEQDSIVMQEIEELQEQGIANHIDSEEVYIKHVYHLNRNVQSLESFNGTEIGAYTNYLYRFLRLDEESIYNPNDYLQDVPKYGSILSQKHYITRNMVVTGIVQTYSNIWDKGYHPVANAFITEDTGKLLIEDGYFLSEVVDNSSYKTPYNLFIDTKLVPENFSNKYIDEFEKLMLNSYLHSDTEDSTEVTMTYGILLAVFIATIISVFLIYFTQIRRRARRIALLKSIGATNGQIVKLILWEVCNLLIILIPIGVAAGMELGKLVLGMTNKHGRTELNFHVDYRLMTLGVLVGCIAIFIGILAPMIISLKIPLIGTISELPRRKKTLKIKPMKIFYNNQVNRVSKKNKEVNFDMKVQSFGRISLKNIKYNIKNYLMVLGLYTITISVLLGSIFLGYLSFSFYIDNIVVTGKPSYGYEVNYGLPREDIDNYREELKSIEGVTNINVSKGGDGALLWYEGIEQNRLYSEFQSILPSNLISKHFGAKNTEFINLYSEYLVEDAIVANIYGIDVNTDIYEELRNAITKGALDKERFEAGKEVIVLSPIYESIVGDIEETHNDDMNILLDTEQRNRMKALLRYNNLYDITYDFRKSENYSHDSSVEIGDSIYLTILNESTINTFKSYDVKVGAIIHYFPDKGIWPFSETIENPVVIGSYSFTERLYPATIKSRYIKSNINLSSMLKNKIPAKYGKSWIFIETDNDSFKPQSLISLQDIARERGFKLHEYKEVNDIAFKKAFNSATIPVVLGIAVAIINSIILYNISLSKLEQERDRIGTFQALGVMKGEFKKQYLIVGFVYGLISLIIFHILFALTISFTSIGKVSFMSMNIEKYINYIVSKQLWLYPWGIHIIICIIFFVATILTYYLPLRKIIDNQPMDNIRSLGR, encoded by the coding sequence ATGCTAAGAAAAATAGCTTTATCTAGTATGAAGGGAAGGAAGAAGGATACTCTTGTTTTATCATCTGTAATTATTTTATCATTTATATTTATTGTAATAACTACAATATTTCATGCTAGTGCTGAAATGACCAAATATGAACAAAAAGTTGCAATGTTTGGGAAGTGGGATTTTGCATATTATAATGGTAATCAAGATATTCAAAAAAGTCTATTAGAATTGGAAGATGTAAATAAGTTAGGTATAAGTAGAATCATTGGAAAATCATCTACCTGTGGAAATATAGGAACAATAAATCAAGATCTTATAGACTTGGGAGCTTTCCATTTGTATGAGGGGAAGTTACCTGAAAGAGACGATGAAATTGCTTTAGAATTAAATCAACTAAAAGAATTTCCCAGTGATATAAAAGTTGGAGATACCATTCCTATAAGAATAGATTTTCCAGTTTCAAAAAGAGATTATGATACAGTAGTTATCGAACAAGATAGTATAGTAATGCAAGAAATTGAAGAACTTCAAGAACAGGGGATTGCAAACCATATTGACTCTGAGGAGGTATACATCAAACATGTGTATCACCTTAATAGAAATGTTCAATCTTTGGAGAGTTTTAATGGAACAGAAATTGGTGCATATACGAATTACTTATATAGGTTTTTAAGATTAGATGAAGAAAGTATTTATAATCCCAATGATTATTTACAAGATGTTCCTAAATATGGTTCTATTTTAAGTCAAAAACATTATATAACTAGAAATATGGTTGTAACAGGAATTGTGCAAACTTACAGCAATATATGGGATAAAGGCTATCATCCAGTTGCTAATGCCTTTATAACAGAAGATACAGGAAAGCTTCTTATTGAAGATGGATATTTTTTAAGTGAGGTAGTAGACAATAGCAGTTATAAGACTCCATATAATTTATTTATAGATACAAAACTAGTACCAGAGAATTTTTCTAATAAGTATATAGATGAATTTGAAAAACTTATGCTAAACTCCTATTTACACTCAGATACAGAAGATTCTACAGAAGTCACAATGACCTATGGCATTTTATTAGCAGTATTTATAGCTACAATTATTTCCGTATTTTTAATATACTTCACGCAAATCAGGAGAAGAGCTAGAAGAATTGCTTTATTAAAATCCATTGGTGCAACTAATGGTCAAATAGTCAAGCTAATATTATGGGAAGTATGTAATCTACTTATTATACTAATTCCCATAGGTGTAGCTGCTGGAATGGAATTAGGTAAATTGGTATTAGGTATGACGAATAAACACGGAAGAACTGAGTTGAATTTTCATGTTGATTACAGACTAATGACTTTAGGTGTATTGGTTGGATGTATAGCAATATTTATTGGCATTTTGGCCCCCATGATAATTTCCTTGAAGATTCCATTAATAGGGACCATATCTGAGCTTCCTAGACGAAAAAAGACTTTAAAAATCAAACCAATGAAAATTTTCTATAATAATCAAGTTAATAGAGTTAGTAAGAAGAATAAAGAAGTAAATTTTGATATGAAGGTACAATCCTTCGGTAGGATTTCATTAAAAAACATTAAATATAACATAAAAAATTATTTAATGGTATTAGGATTATATACAATTACTATATCTGTACTATTAGGTTCTATTTTTCTTGGCTATTTGTCCTTTAGTTTTTATATTGACAATATAGTAGTTACAGGTAAACCTTCCTATGGATATGAAGTAAATTATGGATTACCTCGGGAGGATATAGATAACTATAGAGAAGAGCTTAAATCAATTGAGGGTGTGACCAATATTAATGTATCCAAAGGCGGAGATGGTGCATTACTTTGGTATGAAGGAATTGAGCAAAATAGATTATATTCTGAATTTCAATCTATATTACCTTCAAATTTAATATCAAAACATTTCGGTGCAAAAAACACTGAATTTATTAATTTATATTCAGAGTATCTAGTGGAGGATGCTATAGTTGCTAATATTTATGGTATTGATGTAAATACAGATATCTACGAGGAATTGAGGAATGCAATAACTAAGGGTGCATTAGATAAAGAGCGATTTGAAGCTGGAAAAGAAGTAATTGTATTGTCTCCTATTTATGAAAGTATAGTAGGGGACATAGAAGAAACTCATAATGATGATATGAACATTTTATTAGATACAGAGCAAAGAAATAGAATGAAGGCATTACTACGATATAATAACCTCTATGATATAACCTACGATTTCCGAAAAAGCGAGAATTATTCACATGATAGTAGCGTAGAAATTGGAGACAGCATATATCTTACAATACTAAATGAATCTACAATAAATACCTTCAAAAGTTATGATGTAAAAGTTGGAGCAATTATTCATTATTTTCCAGATAAGGGTATATGGCCTTTTTCAGAGACTATTGAAAATCCAGTAGTAATAGGTTCCTATAGTTTTACTGAAAGATTATACCCTGCCACTATTAAAAGTAGATATATTAAGAGTAATATCAATTTATCATCTATGCTTAAGAATAAGATACCTGCAAAATATGGGAAGTCATGGATTTTTATTGAAACTGATAATGATTCCTTTAAGCCTCAATCATTGATTAGTTTGCAAGATATAGCAAGGGAAAGAGGATTTAAGTTGCATGAATACAAGGAAGTTAATGATATTGCATTTAAAAAGGCATTTAATTCCGCTACTATCCCAGTTGTCCTAGGAATTGCTGTTGCAATAATTAATAGTATTATACTTTATAATATATCTTTATCAAAACTGGAACAAGAAAGAGATAGAATTGGTACTTTCCAGGCATTAGGGGTTATGAAAGGAGAATTTAAAAAACAATATTTAATAGTGGGATTTGTCTATGGCTTAATTTCATTAATAATATTCCATATACTATTTGCTTTAACTATATCTTTTACATCCATAGGAAAGGTTAGTTTTATGTCTATGAATATAGAAAAATATATTAATTATATTGTAAGTAAACAGCTTTGGCTATATCCATGGGGAATCCATATAATAATATGTATAATTTTCTTCGTAGCTACTATATTGACTTACTATTTACCACTAAGAAAGATAATAGATAATCAACCTATGGATAATATCAGAAGCTTGGGAAGATAG